The nucleotide sequence TCATTCAGGAAACCGAAAACAGATGCTTACATCAGCCTCTGGTGTAGATTCGCTGTGCTCACAGTTTAGAGCAGCACGGAGATGAGACAACAAGGGCGGAGGCAGGCCATATGTGGGAGGTCCTTGTGATCTGCACAGCCATGTCCCACGAACCATATGAGTGGTTACACTTGTACTCACAGACTGGGCGGTGCCATCCTCCTCGTGAACAGACGTGTCCAGATCTGCACATAGTTCAACATCGGTAATATAATCTTGTGCATATTTACTTACTTTCAGTCCCAGATAAGGAAAAAGTGCCCAAAATGCAGCAGAGCCTATTAAATTGTGGCTAGTCCCTAAGCATTCAAAGTCCCGTAGTGTTTCCAAAGTAAGTTAAGATCACTAGGCTAAGCAACTTAAGTCAAATAAATTAGTCATTAGTGTCACAGATCCAGGGAAACCATCATAACATTGGCAAAGAGAAAGCAGTTACAACCTCTCTATCTACAGATCCGCCTATATATCTAAGAAATGATGCTTAGGCAAAACCTTACCCAAAGGTATAACATCGTAAGGGTTGTCTTCTCTTGGTAGGAAACCATAGAAGGTAATTAGATGTGACCCTGGATGTTTCCCATAACTGAGGAAACATTGGGCCCCTGCTTCACAAGGTCTCGACAAAGGGAACTTCAAAGACTTTGTAGCTTGATCTACTCGGCCATAGTTAAGAATGTGTGGAGTCACCTGCATAAAACATGACAAGTCACTCGAAGACAAATAAAAGAAAACTTTCAAACCAATTCAGGGACAAAGTTACAAACCGAGTGGTTCATCAGTCCAGCAACAGGAATCAAGCAAGTTGTTAATTTCCTGCTACTTAAAACAACCATCATACTGTTAGAATACCATAATTCACATGCCCACAGAAAATTGTCCCACGAGAATATGTCTTGTTTGAATATCTCGGGAAACTTGGTGGATAGCACTGGAAATAACTCATCGTACTGCTGGCGCAAATGCTGAAATAAAGAACAAAAAATTGCTTCATACCATTACCAGCTGAACAGTAGCCCATAGAATTAACAAAGCAATTCACAAGGGTATTACCTGCCTAGCTTGCATTAACTCATCAAAAAGCAGGGTGCCTTCTAGTGAAGCAAGTGCATCAATTCCGAAACTCAAGCCTGTAGATGCACATGATAAAATAATTTCTTAACTTAGCACAACCTTAAACTTCAGCCTCCTAGCCTCCCACGGTATACAAGTGTGGAGTCGCTTTACGGATGAGAATTAACTACTAATACCTGTATTGAAATTTGACGGAAGTGTCTCAAAGAACATCTTAAACTTTGAAGATGAATTATGCCGCTCTCTCATGCTCCACAATAATAGCATAGTTTCAGTGGTGATGCTATTCACATCTTTCAACGCAAGAAACTACAAAGATAGCAAAATCTTCATAATTGAACAACCAGGAACTCAAACACTCAGGCAATGAAAATCAACTCAAAAAAGCAAATTTTGGCGGCAATGGACAAACAATCTTCAGATTTCACTTGATAAATATGCCAAGCAAATGTATTAATTTTAATTAGAACCAGATTCATTTCATGCTGAACATCCAACTGCAGCAAGACATCAAGAAATAATCTAGAGGGTTCCATGGTAGCTAGTCAGAGCTTTTGCTGTCACAAATGAGGAACTGTGGGTGTTTTAGGGAATGTGGACATGAGATTAATGATGAACATACCATATCAGACTGGCAGAGAAGTTCCTCAGATATGATAAGGGACTCTGGAATTTCAAGAGCAATGTCACCCACACCTATATCTTCAGAAGCTAGCATTCCTCTCCCAGCTCCTTCAAAAACTAAGATATCCAGAATCAGTTAAGAAACAGTATAACACTGAAATCTATCAACATAGCAATAGGTTGTTCATTCAAGGGAGGTCACATTGAGCAAATAAATCAGCTAGGAGAACTGAATTCTGGCAAACAAATCTATGAACATTGAATTCTAGTATAATAAGCACCACAAACTTATATGTAGCATTTCAGTGACATCCATTAATTCTTATAACTCAATTATATGGTTGTTGTTTTTTTGACTGGAATTATATGGTTGTTTATGAAACTGTAGTAAGTTTCTATTAACCTAAACATTGTCATCTCTTTTTGGCTTTATAAGAAATTGTAATTTATGAATACAATATTAATATAAAAAGGAcagcctggtgcatgtagctcccacttgcgcagggtccggggaagagtccgaccactttgggtccaTTGTACGCAAcatttccctacatttctgtaagaggctgtttccaggacttgaacccgtgacctcatggtcacaaggcagcagctttacctcATGGTCACAAGATTAATATAAAGA is from Triticum aestivum cultivar Chinese Spring chromosome 3A, IWGSC CS RefSeq v2.1, whole genome shotgun sequence and encodes:
- the LOC123063317 gene encoding uncharacterized protein; amino-acid sequence: MAAAAAAGSDLVVVCLPSPSEEDPLHHDKKKLLEARKLSCSFQVPISSSPVDACKLLDQMIHAARVAHMDELELYFARGDDYGPFSARNELESLNLLLKTVNTLLVAANDGTKGVLQLLVDEILVRLRSVGLTDKHQMALQTENHETEDSLLKWGEQHGVKSKLQIAFFEGAGRGMLASEDIGVGDIALEIPESLIISEELLCQSDMFLALKDVNSITTETMLLLWSMRERHNSSSKFKMFFETLPSNFNTGLSFGIDALASLEGTLLFDELMQARQHLRQQYDELFPVLSTKFPEIFKQDIFSWDNFLWACELWYSNSMMVVLSSRKLTTCLIPVAGLMNHSVTPHILNYGRVDQATKSLKFPLSRPCEAGAQCFLSYGKHPGSHLITFYGFLPREDNPYDVIPLDLDTSVHEEDGTAQSVSTSVTTHMVRGTWLCRSQGPPTYGLPPPLLSHLRAALNCEHSESTPEADIKEDDRMVLETLISIFTPMLEGLGEADDYNRESASWDVVLALDYKDLQRRIISSIVTSCGSGLAMLDS